From Labrus bergylta chromosome 22, fLabBer1.1, whole genome shotgun sequence, one genomic window encodes:
- the LOC114921386 gene encoding SLAM family member 5-like isoform X2, producing the protein MAADRIRYLRYFFTFSALLLFEVCLHDVQALSCQHVLHKKVGDTVELSSCLPAEGVTAAKWRYEGSTIANKDKTVVGKQFKGRLKLNPTNFSLTVRELTLQDSGEFSFVSEVRTQRDTVSVTLKVHDSITKQPNLTGNSTWQTFTNSCMVLLQCSVNSDIDVSYNWTVGKEIRNGPRLQYDLRTQDGDTEFTCTIYNPVSEMSASTTVKCTINPQEINTSPLNIGIVIGVASAILLVIVIVGVAVFFHCRQSPEDPCCNRRQQSQTANQDETQQQVYSSLSHGDGCVYETLRGPENAETGS; encoded by the exons ATGGCCGCTGATCGCATCCGATATTTGAGATACTTTTTTACATTCagtgctctgctgctgtttgaggtCTGCCTGCATG ATGTGCAGGCTCTCAGTTGTCAACATGTCCTCCATAAAAAAGTCGGGGACACAGTGGAGTTGTCGTCGTGTTTACCAGCTGAAGGAGTCACTGCAGCAAAGTGGAGATATGAAGGGTCAACCATTGCAAACAAAGATAAGACTGTTGTTGGAAAACAATTTAAGGGCAGATTAAAACTGAACCCTACAAACTTCAGTTTAACAGTGAGAGAGCTGACTCTGCAGGATTCTGGTGAATTCAGTTTTGTCTCAGAAGTAAGAACACAAAGGGACACAGTCTCAGTCACTCTGAAAGTTCACG aTTCAATAACAAAACAGCCTAACCTGACTGGCAACTCCACCTGGCAGACCTTCACCAACTCCTGCATGGTGTTGCTCCAGTGCAGTGTGAACTCTGACATTGATGTCAGCTACAACTGGACTGTAGGGAAGGAAATCAGAAATGGCCCCAGGCTGCAATACGACCTCAGGACACAAGATGGAGACACAGAGTTCACCTGCACAATTTACAATCCAGTCAGCGAGATGTCGGCATCCACAACAGTGAAGTGCACCATCAATCCgcaagaaataaacacaa GCCCACTTAACATTGGCATTGTCATCGGCGTGGCTTCAGCGATACTGCTGGTTATCGTCATTGTTGGGGTagctgtttttttccactgcagACAAAGTCCGGAGG ATCCATGCTGTAACAG GCGCCAACAATCTCAGACGGCCAACCAAgatgaaacacagcagcaagTTTACTCGTCTCTTTCCCACG GTGATGGCTGTGTCTATGAAACACTTAGAGGTCCTGAAAACGCCGAAACAG GTTCATGA
- the LOC114921386 gene encoding SLAM family member 5-like isoform X1: MAADRIRYLRYFFTFSALLLFEVCLHDVQALSCQHVLHKKVGDTVELSSCLPAEGVTAAKWRYEGSTIANKDKTVVGKQFKGRLKLNPTNFSLTVRELTLQDSGEFSFVSEVRTQRDTVSVTLKVHDSITKQPNLTGNSTWQTFTNSCMVLLQCSVNSDIDVSYNWTVGKEIRNGPRLQYDLRTQDGDTEFTCTIYNPVSEMSASTTVKCTINPQEINTSPLNIGIVIGVASAILLVIVIVGVAVFFHCRQSPEDPCCNRRQQSQTANQDETQQQVYSSLSHGDGCVYETLRGPENAETDDPANDYLNVTSLSAHP; encoded by the exons ATGGCCGCTGATCGCATCCGATATTTGAGATACTTTTTTACATTCagtgctctgctgctgtttgaggtCTGCCTGCATG ATGTGCAGGCTCTCAGTTGTCAACATGTCCTCCATAAAAAAGTCGGGGACACAGTGGAGTTGTCGTCGTGTTTACCAGCTGAAGGAGTCACTGCAGCAAAGTGGAGATATGAAGGGTCAACCATTGCAAACAAAGATAAGACTGTTGTTGGAAAACAATTTAAGGGCAGATTAAAACTGAACCCTACAAACTTCAGTTTAACAGTGAGAGAGCTGACTCTGCAGGATTCTGGTGAATTCAGTTTTGTCTCAGAAGTAAGAACACAAAGGGACACAGTCTCAGTCACTCTGAAAGTTCACG aTTCAATAACAAAACAGCCTAACCTGACTGGCAACTCCACCTGGCAGACCTTCACCAACTCCTGCATGGTGTTGCTCCAGTGCAGTGTGAACTCTGACATTGATGTCAGCTACAACTGGACTGTAGGGAAGGAAATCAGAAATGGCCCCAGGCTGCAATACGACCTCAGGACACAAGATGGAGACACAGAGTTCACCTGCACAATTTACAATCCAGTCAGCGAGATGTCGGCATCCACAACAGTGAAGTGCACCATCAATCCgcaagaaataaacacaa GCCCACTTAACATTGGCATTGTCATCGGCGTGGCTTCAGCGATACTGCTGGTTATCGTCATTGTTGGGGTagctgtttttttccactgcagACAAAGTCCGGAGG ATCCATGCTGTAACAG GCGCCAACAATCTCAGACGGCCAACCAAgatgaaacacagcagcaagTTTACTCGTCTCTTTCCCACG GTGATGGCTGTGTCTATGAAACACTTAGAGGTCCTGAAAACGCCGAAACAG ACGACCCAGCAAACGATTACCTTAATGTCACATCTCTGTCTGCTCATCCTTAA
- the si:cabz01074946.1 gene encoding SLAM family member 9 isoform X1: MKLEILRFLFLQVVSMVRLVETIREATGYLEGNVTLASGANPNWKLSTIEWSVFTNFTWIATYRKGEENLDRVDRYKGRLTLNTTTGDLTIHKLTKEDNMEYTVEFANTLGKDSSSKIKLNVNQQLQKPTIQTVLSGTSTKGGCWKLLNCSSTDRDVNLSWHVEGPNSIENWTGGNHTILIVSLNTTQSPVTVTCTSRRNMRSSSTAITTKCDDSIPTKSAAPRYILCFLTGIILGVIASIIYVKRGKWESSSFIVCPLLPKGGGFIISSENDQRSTAELTDYKKTSSITELSGKGSAPVCA, from the exons ATGAAACTTGAAATCCTCCGCTTTCTATTTCTACAAG tCGTTTCAATGGTGAGACTTGTGGAAACCATCAGGGAAGCCACGGGGTATCTAGAGGGGAACGTTACTTTGGCCTCAGGAGCAAACCCAAATTGGAAACTCTCCACAATCGAGTGGTCAGTTTTCACTAACTTTACGTGGATTGCCACCTATCGCAAAGGAGAAGAAAACCTTGACCGGGTTGATCGGTATAAAGGACGACTTACTCTTAACACCACCACAG gtGACTTGACGATCCATAAATTGACCAAAGAGGACAACATGGAGTACACTGTGGAATTCGCCAATACTTTGGGAAAAGACAGCTCCTCCAAAATTAAACTCAACGTGAATC AACAACTTCAGAAACCGACCATACAGACGGTCCTCTCCGGTACATCAACAAAGGGAGGCTGTTGGAAGCTGCTGAATTGTTCTTCAACAGACAGAGATGTTAACTTATCCTGGCATGTGGAAGGTCCAAATTCAATTGAGAATTGGACTGGTGGCAACCACACAATTCTTATTGTATCGCTAAACACCACACAAAGCCCCGTCACTGTCACCTGCACCTCCAGGAGGAATATGAGGAGCAGCTCAACGGCTATCACTACAAAATGTGATG aCTCCATTCCAACCAAGTCAGCTGCTCCTAGgtatattctttgttttttgactGGAATAATCCTGGGAGTCATAGCATCGATAATATATGTCAAAAGAGGTAAGTGGGAATCATCGTCATTTATTGTTTGTCCTCTTCTTCCAAAGGGAGGGGGGTTTATAATCTCATCTGAGAATGATCAAAGAAGCACAGCAGAGCTAACAGACTACAAAAAGACGTCTTCTATTACTGAACTATCTGGTAAAGGGTCAGCACCAGTCTGTGCTTGA
- the si:cabz01074946.1 gene encoding SLAM family member 9 isoform X2, translated as MKLEILRFLFLQVVSMVRLVETIREATGYLEGNVTLASGANPNWKLSTIEWSVFTNFTWIATYRKGEENLDRVDRYKGRLTLNTTTGDLTIHKLTKEDNMEYTVEFANTLGKDSSSKIKLNVNQQLQKPTIQTVLSGTSTKGGCWKLLNCSSTDRDVNLSWHVEGPNSIENWTGGNHTILIVSLNTTQSPVTVTCTSRRNMRSSSTAITTKCDDSIPTKSAAPRYILCFLTGIILGVIASIIYVKREPIISFLKVAPRE; from the exons ATGAAACTTGAAATCCTCCGCTTTCTATTTCTACAAG tCGTTTCAATGGTGAGACTTGTGGAAACCATCAGGGAAGCCACGGGGTATCTAGAGGGGAACGTTACTTTGGCCTCAGGAGCAAACCCAAATTGGAAACTCTCCACAATCGAGTGGTCAGTTTTCACTAACTTTACGTGGATTGCCACCTATCGCAAAGGAGAAGAAAACCTTGACCGGGTTGATCGGTATAAAGGACGACTTACTCTTAACACCACCACAG gtGACTTGACGATCCATAAATTGACCAAAGAGGACAACATGGAGTACACTGTGGAATTCGCCAATACTTTGGGAAAAGACAGCTCCTCCAAAATTAAACTCAACGTGAATC AACAACTTCAGAAACCGACCATACAGACGGTCCTCTCCGGTACATCAACAAAGGGAGGCTGTTGGAAGCTGCTGAATTGTTCTTCAACAGACAGAGATGTTAACTTATCCTGGCATGTGGAAGGTCCAAATTCAATTGAGAATTGGACTGGTGGCAACCACACAATTCTTATTGTATCGCTAAACACCACACAAAGCCCCGTCACTGTCACCTGCACCTCCAGGAGGAATATGAGGAGCAGCTCAACGGCTATCACTACAAAATGTGATG aCTCCATTCCAACCAAGTCAGCTGCTCCTAGgtatattctttgttttttgactGGAATAATCCTGGGAGTCATAGCATCGATAATATATGTCAAAAGAG AGCCCATCATCAGCTTCCTTAAAGTAGCCCCGcgtgaataa
- the LOC109999488 gene encoding SLAM family member 5: protein MAGGRLRCLSCLFKCSAVLLLWVCLYDVQALSCQHVLHKKVGDTVELSSCLPAEGVTAAKWRYGGSTIANKDNTGDGKQFKGRLKLNPTNFNLTVRELTLQDSGEFSFVSEVRTQRDTVSVTLKVHDSITKQPNLTGNSTWQTFTNSCMVLLQCSVNSDIDVSYNWTVGKEIRNGPRLQYDLKTQDGDTEFTCTIYNPVSEMSTSTTVKCTINPQEINTSPLNIGIVIGVASAILLVIVIVGVAVFFHCRQSPEDGESNDQTLYADINEVATEAGNLSTMTPCSVYETIENRGDPVTPVPQTVYDKIQFSRMKKESVSAYQDIS, encoded by the exons ATGGCTGGTGGTCGTCTACGTTGCCTGAGCTGCCTCTTCAAATGCAGCGCTGTGCTGCTCCTTTGGGTGTGCCTCTATG atgtgCAGGCTCTCAGTTGTCAACATGTCCTCCATAAAAAAGTGGGGGACACAGTGGAGTTGTCGTCGTGTTTACCAGCTGAAGGAGTCACTGCAGCAAAGTGGAGATATGGAGGGTCAACCATTGCAAACAAAGATAATACTGGTGATGGAAAACAATTTAAGGGCAGATTAAAACTCAACCCTACAAACTTTAATTTAACAGTGAGAGAGCTGACTCTGCAGGATTCTGGTGAATTCAGTTTTGTCTCAGAAGTAAGAACACAAAGGGACACAGTCTCAGTCACTCTGAAAGTTCACG ATTCAATAACAAAACAGCCTAACCTGACTGGCAACTCCACCTGGCAGACCTTCACCAACTCCTGCATGGTGTTGCTCCAGTGCAGTGTGAACTCTGACATTGATGTCAGCTACAATTGGACTGTAGGGAAGGAAATCAGAAATGGCCCCAGGCTGCAATACGACCTCAAGACACAAGATGGAGACACAGAGTTCACCTGCACAATTTACAATCCAGTCAGCGAGATGTCGACATCCACAACAGTGAAGTGCACCATCAATCCacaagaaataaacacaa GCCCACTTAACATTGGCATTGTCATCGGCGTGGCTTCAGCGATACTGCTGGTTATCGTCATTGTTGGGGTagctgtttttttccactgcagACAAAGTCCGGAGG ATGGTGAGTCAAACGACCAGACTTTGTACGCCGACATCAATGAAGTTGCAACTGAAGCT GGGAATTTATCAACCATGACGCCATGCTCAGTGTACGAAACTATCGAGAACAGAGGGGATCCAGTCACGCCTGTg CCTCAGACTGTTTACGACAAGATCCAGTTCAGTCGCATGAAGAAAGAGTCTGTGTCCGCCTACCAAGACATTTCATAG